A region of Phycisphaerae bacterium DNA encodes the following proteins:
- the rpsD gene encoding 30S ribosomal protein S4, producing MGRITGPSCRQCRREGIKLLLKGIRCHTAKCAMERPGRNNPPGQHSWRRGKSSEYAVRLREKQKVKRYYGVLERQFMIYFRMAERLKGNTGVNLLVLLERRLDNVLYKVGFGLSRKAARELITHGHIRVNGRKIDRPSYLVRPGDAVTLKPTEKSAKAVKAFLEMDPNRQIQPWLEIDRGKLEATVKGLPTREDVQIPVEEQLIVELSSR from the coding sequence ATGGGTAGAATCACAGGACCATCCTGTCGTCAGTGCCGGCGAGAAGGCATCAAGCTCCTCCTGAAGGGGATTCGCTGCCACACCGCCAAGTGCGCCATGGAACGCCCCGGCCGGAACAACCCGCCCGGACAGCACTCGTGGCGCCGAGGAAAGTCCAGCGAGTACGCGGTGCGTCTGCGCGAGAAGCAGAAGGTCAAGCGCTACTACGGCGTGCTGGAACGGCAATTCATGATCTACTTCCGCATGGCTGAGCGGCTCAAGGGCAACACCGGGGTCAACCTGCTCGTTCTGCTCGAACGCCGGCTCGACAATGTGCTCTACAAGGTGGGCTTCGGGCTGTCGCGCAAGGCGGCCCGGGAGTTGATCACCCACGGGCACATCCGCGTCAACGGCCGTAAGATCGACCGCCCGAGCTACCTGGTGCGGCCGGGCGACGCCGTCACGCTGAAGCCGACCGAGAAGTCGGCCAAGGCGGTCAAGGCGTTCTTGGAGATGGACCCGAACCGGCAGATTCAGCCGTGGCTCGAAATCGATCGCGGGAAACTCGAAGCAACCGTCAAGGGACTGCCCACGCGCGAGGACGTCCAGATCCCGGTCGAGGAGCAGTTGATCGTCGAGTTGTCCAGTCGATAA
- a CDS encoding CDP-alcohol phosphatidyltransferase family protein produces the protein MGTSAIQPRSRHLAARVFADPIATARDSLARILVRLGVSPNVLTVLGMLLTLGAAWQLAAGADQTWDQVRPPAPFWAGLWLFGACAMDMLDGAVARVGNLKTAFGGILDSTMDRVSDIAIFGAIAIAFGRVENVTFQVLALLAMTNAVLISYIKARAEKELDDCSVGFWQRGERLVAVMLGCFLGHVATMVLILAVLPWTSVAGRLALCYRKLEGAKRQPNGGASGKAEMSLALKRRTWPHTLFAAAVAVTIIAVRIRPFNLSDLIR, from the coding sequence ATGGGAACCAGCGCAATACAACCACGCAGCCGGCATCTGGCGGCTAGAGTCTTTGCCGATCCGATCGCGACGGCGAGGGATTCTCTGGCCCGGATCCTTGTGCGTCTCGGCGTCTCGCCGAACGTTCTGACCGTTCTGGGAATGCTGCTGACGCTTGGAGCGGCGTGGCAATTGGCGGCAGGGGCCGATCAGACGTGGGACCAGGTCCGGCCGCCCGCTCCGTTCTGGGCTGGGCTGTGGCTGTTCGGCGCGTGCGCGATGGACATGCTGGACGGGGCGGTGGCCCGGGTGGGCAATCTCAAGACGGCCTTCGGCGGGATTCTCGACAGCACGATGGACCGTGTCTCGGACATTGCGATCTTCGGGGCGATCGCCATCGCGTTCGGCCGGGTGGAGAACGTGACGTTCCAGGTTCTGGCCCTGCTGGCGATGACCAACGCCGTTCTGATCAGCTACATCAAGGCCCGGGCGGAGAAGGAACTCGACGATTGCTCGGTCGGTTTCTGGCAACGAGGCGAACGGCTGGTGGCGGTGATGCTGGGCTGCTTCCTGGGCCACGTGGCGACCATGGTGCTGATCCTGGCGGTTCTGCCGTGGACGAGCGTCGCCGGGCGGCTGGCCCTGTGCTATCGCAAACTCGAAGGCGCAAAGCGACAGCCCAACGGCGGGGCGTCCGGGAAGGCTGAGATGTCCCTGGCCCTCAAGCGCCGCACCTGGCCGCACACGCTGTTCGCCGCCGCCGTCGCCGTGACGATCATCGCCGTGCGGATTCGTCCGTTCAACCTGTCGGACCTCATCAGGTAG
- the rpmB gene encoding 50S ribosomal protein L28 has product MPRECYFTGKKTTAGRTISRRGKAKYLGGVGIKTTGIEKRTFKPNIQTVRAVIDGKPVRIKVSAKAIRMGLVEKPLKRNWKPQPTEAASE; this is encoded by the coding sequence ATGCCTAGAGAGTGCTACTTCACGGGTAAGAAGACGACCGCGGGCCGGACCATTTCCCGTCGCGGCAAGGCCAAATACCTCGGCGGCGTCGGTATCAAGACCACCGGGATCGAGAAACGCACGTTCAAGCCGAACATCCAGACGGTTCGGGCGGTCATCGACGGCAAGCCGGTCCGGATCAAGGTCTCGGCCAAGGCCATCCGCATGGGCCTGGTCGAAAAGCCGCTCAAGCGGAATTGGAAGCCCCAGCCGACTGAGGCCGCCAGCGAGTAG
- a CDS encoding WecB/TagA/CpsF family glycosyltransferase, which translates to MNDYTFHCYNLNPSHTKADAFVEFDGYRIWNLGAARFVNELAARAQARRPTRAFYLNAWTYVLAASDKAFRQTIRTADILYPDGISVTGACRLAGVGRPARMTAGDFFEDFCRTAQDARLKVYFLAGKPYVIDRAMLRLRSRFPRLEIVGHHHGYLGERPELTDFVIGEINRRRPDVLVVGMGSPKQESFVARHSGRLDVPVVWTVGAMLDYVAGTERLAPRWVGRAGLEWLYRLWQDPAGKWKRYLLGNAEFVARVSVAAIRERVRV; encoded by the coding sequence ATGAACGACTATACGTTTCACTGTTACAATCTGAACCCTAGCCATACCAAGGCGGATGCGTTCGTCGAATTCGACGGCTATCGGATCTGGAACCTCGGGGCTGCGCGGTTCGTCAATGAACTGGCCGCCCGGGCACAGGCTCGTCGCCCGACGCGCGCATTCTATTTAAACGCCTGGACTTATGTGCTGGCCGCGTCCGATAAGGCGTTTCGCCAAACGATCCGGACCGCGGATATCCTGTATCCCGACGGGATCAGTGTTACCGGGGCGTGCCGTCTGGCCGGGGTTGGCAGGCCCGCGCGGATGACCGCGGGCGACTTTTTCGAAGATTTTTGCCGGACCGCCCAGGACGCGAGGCTGAAGGTCTACTTCCTGGCGGGCAAGCCGTACGTGATCGACCGGGCGATGCTTCGCCTGCGGTCACGGTTCCCACGGCTGGAGATCGTGGGCCATCATCACGGCTATCTGGGTGAGAGGCCCGAGTTGACCGATTTTGTGATCGGCGAGATCAACCGCCGTCGGCCGGATGTGCTGGTGGTGGGCATGGGCTCGCCCAAGCAGGAGAGTTTCGTTGCCCGTCACAGCGGGCGGCTGGATGTCCCGGTGGTCTGGACCGTTGGAGCGATGCTGGACTACGTCGCCGGGACCGAACGGCTGGCCCCGCGCTGGGTCGGGCGGGCCGGTCTCGAGTGGCTCTATCGGCTCTGGCAGGACCCAGCGGGCAAGTGGAAGCGGTATCTCTTAGGCAACGCGGAATTCGTGGCCCGCGTATCGGTGGCGGCGATCAGGGAGAGGGTGAGAGTGTAA
- a CDS encoding cupin domain-containing protein, producing MNLVELAIRIKGLRKARELTLEELAGRTGLTGSMLSKIENFRVTPSLPGLSRIAEGLGVTLSELFEGLDERPKLTVVKADHRRRLSRDDSPWIYWSLAAGPSGRVMDPFMIEIPPGEQRREAAAHEGEEFMLVLEGPVDYVYGCETHQLETGDSVYDVGNEVHTLVNRSDHTVRLMVVYCNPR from the coding sequence ATGAATCTGGTGGAACTGGCGATCCGGATCAAGGGGCTCCGCAAGGCGCGGGAACTGACGCTGGAGGAACTGGCTGGGCGAACGGGGTTGACCGGGAGCATGTTGAGTAAGATTGAGAATTTCCGGGTCACCCCGTCCCTACCGGGGCTGTCGCGGATCGCCGAGGGGCTGGGCGTGACGCTCTCGGAGCTGTTCGAGGGACTCGACGAGCGGCCCAAACTGACCGTCGTGAAGGCAGACCACCGGCGGCGGCTCTCGCGTGACGACTCGCCGTGGATCTACTGGTCGCTGGCGGCTGGGCCCAGCGGACGGGTGATGGATCCCTTCATGATTGAGATTCCGCCGGGCGAGCAGCGGCGCGAGGCCGCCGCCCACGAGGGCGAGGAGTTCATGCTCGTGCTCGAAGGACCGGTCGATTACGTCTACGGCTGCGAGACGCACCAACTGGAGACCGGCGACAGCGTCTACGACGTCGGTAACGAGGTGCATACGCTGGTCAACCGGTCGGACCATACGGTACGGCTGATGGTGGTGTACTGCAATCCCAGGTAA
- the rplQ gene encoding 50S ribosomal protein L17: MRHMVSGKKLSRDTDHRRALRRNLAAALFISGRIKTTEAKARFVRPFVEKIITIARKGDLTARRRVVAMLQDRFIVDAEETDVKRDKNYRVVKAPRLVAKVFSEIAPKYANVSGGYTRVIHLPKPRLGDCGPTVYLELVDPTVEKKTKRTRTGGSRRRKTQMREQFAAGLLKGKKPAAKAEEASAEPESQSEQKAE; the protein is encoded by the coding sequence ATGAGACATATGGTTTCCGGAAAGAAACTGTCGCGCGATACCGACCACCGACGGGCCCTGCGGCGCAACCTGGCCGCGGCCCTGTTCATCAGCGGCCGGATCAAGACGACCGAGGCCAAGGCCCGGTTCGTCCGCCCGTTCGTCGAGAAGATCATCACCATCGCGCGGAAGGGCGACCTGACCGCCCGCCGCCGGGTGGTCGCGATGCTCCAGGATCGGTTCATCGTGGACGCCGAGGAGACCGACGTGAAGCGCGACAAAAACTACCGCGTGGTCAAAGCACCGCGCCTGGTCGCCAAGGTCTTCTCCGAGATCGCTCCGAAGTACGCCAACGTGTCCGGCGGTTACACGCGGGTGATCCACCTGCCCAAGCCGCGGCTGGGCGACTGCGGGCCGACCGTCTACCTCGAGCTGGTCGATCCGACGGTGGAGAAAAAGACCAAGCGGACGCGCACCGGCGGCAGCCGCCGCAGGAAGACCCAGATGCGCGAGCAGTTCGCCGCCGGTCTGCTCAAGGGCAAGAAGCCCGCAGCCAAGGCTGAGGAAGCCTCAGCCGAGCCGGAATCGCAAAGCGAGCAGAAGGCCGAATAG
- the rpsK gene encoding 30S ribosomal protein S11, producing MAKKAPGKKKIRRNVPRGIAFIKATFNNTIITITDMNGEVLCWGSAGAAGFKGARKSTPFAAQRAADQVASTAKKYGVSELEVKVKGPGSGRESAISALQASGLRIQSIEDITPLPHNGCRPPKRRRV from the coding sequence GTGGCTAAAAAGGCTCCAGGCAAGAAGAAGATCCGGCGGAACGTGCCTCGCGGGATCGCGTTCATCAAAGCGACGTTCAACAATACGATCATCACGATCACCGACATGAACGGCGAGGTGCTCTGCTGGGGTTCGGCCGGAGCGGCCGGCTTCAAGGGCGCCCGCAAGAGCACGCCGTTCGCCGCCCAGCGGGCCGCTGACCAGGTGGCCAGCACGGCCAAGAAGTACGGGGTCAGCGAGCTGGAGGTGAAGGTCAAGGGCCCGGGTTCCGGCCGCGAGTCGGCGATTTCCGCCCTTCAGGCTTCCGGGCTGCGGATCCAGTCGATCGAGGACATCACGCCGCTGCCGCACAACGGCTGCCGGCCTCCCAAGCGCAGGCGCGTCTAG
- a CDS encoding DNA-directed RNA polymerase subunit alpha translates to MRVRWRGLELPSQVAIDKEVSTPTYGRFVIEPFERGFGTTVGNSLRRILLSSLEGAAVSFVKISGVTHEFMAIDGVYEDVTDIILNVKSLIIRMEGDGPKTMKVSRKKKGEIRASDIETDPAITIVNADQLVATLTDDVEFTMEMTVQSGRSYVTAAENIAAQEEEEIGVIAVDSLFSPVVRVRYQTEDTRVGQKTNYDRLVMEIWTKGTISPEMALVEAAKILRKHMNPFVQLSELGVETATVEGLAEEAAGGGMDEALREKLDMSIQELDLSVRATNCLEAANISTLGELVVRSEADLLKVRSFGKTSLREVKRKLSELGLSLGMAVPQES, encoded by the coding sequence ATGCGTGTACGTTGGCGCGGGTTGGAGCTACCCTCACAAGTTGCCATAGATAAGGAAGTTTCGACGCCGACCTACGGAAGGTTCGTCATCGAGCCCTTCGAGCGCGGCTTTGGGACCACCGTCGGGAATTCCCTGCGGCGAATCCTCCTCTCGAGCCTCGAGGGGGCGGCGGTGTCGTTCGTGAAGATCTCCGGCGTAACCCATGAGTTCATGGCCATCGACGGCGTTTACGAGGATGTCACCGACATCATCCTGAACGTCAAGTCGCTGATCATTCGCATGGAAGGCGACGGCCCCAAGACGATGAAGGTGAGCCGCAAGAAGAAGGGCGAGATCCGGGCGTCGGACATCGAGACCGATCCGGCGATCACCATCGTCAATGCGGATCAGCTCGTGGCCACGCTCACCGACGACGTCGAGTTCACCATGGAGATGACGGTGCAGTCGGGCCGGTCCTACGTGACCGCGGCCGAGAACATCGCCGCCCAGGAAGAGGAGGAGATCGGCGTGATCGCGGTCGATTCCCTCTTCTCGCCGGTGGTGCGGGTCCGCTACCAGACCGAGGACACCCGGGTCGGCCAGAAGACCAACTACGACCGGCTGGTCATGGAGATCTGGACCAAGGGCACGATCAGCCCCGAGATGGCGCTGGTCGAGGCGGCCAAGATCCTCCGGAAGCACATGAACCCGTTCGTCCAGCTCAGCGAGCTGGGCGTCGAAACGGCGACGGTTGAAGGCCTGGCAGAGGAAGCCGCCGGCGGCGGCATGGACGAGGCGCTCCGGGAGAAGCTCGACATGAGCATCCAGGAACTGGACCTGTCGGTCCGGGCCACGAACTGCCTGGAGGCGGCCAACATTTCGACGTTGGGCGAGCTGGTCGTGCGCAGCGAAGCCGACCTGCTGAAGGTCCGCAGCTTCGGAAAGACCTCGCTGCGGGAAGTGAAACGTAAACTGTCCGAACTGGGGCTCTCGCTCGGCATGGCCGTGCCCCAGGAGTCCTAA
- the rpsM gene encoding 30S ribosomal protein S13 translates to MPRVAGVEIPDDKHIEVSLRYIYGIGPKTARQILEEARIDGNIRANKLTDEQISMISSIIDRAHVTEGQLRRQVAQNIARLRDIGCYRGLRHRRGLPARGQRTRTNARTRKGPRKTVAGKKGVKEMHRG, encoded by the coding sequence ATGCCTCGCGTAGCAGGCGTGGAAATTCCGGACGACAAGCACATAGAGGTATCGCTGCGATACATCTATGGGATCGGGCCCAAGACGGCCCGGCAGATCCTGGAGGAGGCCCGCATCGACGGGAACATCCGGGCCAACAAGCTGACCGACGAGCAGATCAGTATGATCTCGTCGATCATCGACCGGGCCCACGTGACCGAAGGGCAGCTTCGCCGCCAGGTCGCGCAGAATATCGCCCGGTTGCGGGACATCGGCTGCTACCGGGGTCTGCGGCATCGGCGCGGGCTGCCGGCCCGCGGCCAGCGGACGCGGACGAACGCCCGCACCCGCAAGGGCCCGCGCAAGACGGTTGCCGGAAAGAAAGGCGTGAAGGAGATGCATCGTGGCTAA
- a CDS encoding glycosyltransferase family 4 protein — protein MTKILQLVSTFQIKTDTKWLARLLPAIDRNRFELTVAAFYDDGPARAQFERHGIACRLLGVRSAWDGRSLVSPLRLIERLRPDLVHTHLLRADLFGGLAAAMTGTPLVSTVYAHGPYRRQYRRPGLDALLDRLTVRLPDRIVAVCRDIKLDLVRRLGVPDCRVAVIHTGMDPLETAPADVDRVRRQYDLPSDRPVVMVPARLSYEKGIDTLLRAVRAFLDRGGRAAFLIAGTGALETELHNLAQRLDLQPHVRFLGFVHDIELLLAAADLVVLPSYSEGLPNAALETFAAARPLVASAVGGINDLAEYDPRAIVRVEPGRPLDLADRILEVLRSPSLAADLADRGLRIIKRNLATARVAAEYERLYVSLLQSEP, from the coding sequence ATGACCAAAATACTGCAGCTTGTATCGACATTCCAGATCAAAACCGACACAAAATGGCTGGCCCGACTGCTGCCGGCCATCGATCGCAACCGATTCGAGCTGACCGTCGCGGCATTTTACGACGACGGTCCGGCTCGGGCCCAGTTTGAACGACATGGGATCGCGTGTCGCCTGCTCGGCGTGCGATCGGCGTGGGATGGCCGGTCGCTGGTCTCGCCTTTACGGCTGATCGAACGGCTGAGGCCCGACCTGGTCCACACGCACTTGCTGCGGGCGGACCTGTTCGGCGGCCTGGCCGCGGCGATGACCGGCACGCCGCTGGTCTCGACGGTCTACGCCCACGGCCCCTACCGCCGCCAGTACCGCCGGCCCGGCCTGGATGCCCTCCTGGACCGGCTGACCGTGCGGCTGCCCGATCGGATCGTCGCGGTTTGCCGCGATATCAAATTGGACTTGGTCAGGCGTCTTGGCGTTCCCGATTGCCGAGTCGCGGTCATCCACACGGGCATGGACCCGCTGGAGACCGCGCCGGCCGACGTTGACCGCGTTCGGCGGCAGTATGACCTGCCTTCGGACCGGCCGGTCGTCATGGTCCCAGCCCGCCTGAGCTACGAAAAGGGTATCGACACCCTGCTGCGGGCGGTCAGGGCCTTCCTGGACCGCGGCGGACGGGCGGCGTTCCTGATCGCTGGAACGGGCGCCCTTGAGACCGAGTTGCACAACCTGGCCCAGCGTCTGGACCTACAGCCGCACGTGCGGTTCCTCGGCTTCGTGCATGACATTGAGCTGCTTCTGGCGGCGGCGGACCTCGTTGTCCTACCGTCGTACTCCGAGGGCCTGCCCAACGCCGCACTCGAGACCTTCGCCGCGGCCCGGCCGCTGGTCGCCTCAGCCGTCGGCGGGATCAACGACCTGGCCGAATACGATCCGCGGGCCATCGTGCGGGTCGAACCGGGCCGACCGCTTGATCTGGCCGATAGAATACTAGAGGTGCTCCGCAGCCCCAGCCTCGCGGCCGACCTTGCCGACCGAGGATTACGTATAATTAAGCGGAACCTTGCGACCGCCCGTGTAGCGGCAGAGTATGAACGACTATACGTTTCACTGTTACAATCTGAACCCTAG
- a CDS encoding HlyD family efflux transporter periplasmic adaptor subunit: protein MAEQAERKPAGAGRSGWGKRILAGTGLIAVAIPAALYFIPTNFYVASYGNILSARDAVIRAGSKGPIEAILLESGDRVTEGQVILRLSCEVERSEVVRCERELAQQTAELQYLERKLAVDREQEDRELTHARIQLADAEREYQRVSTLHEQLVASETEFNQAKAAYDLASAVCDRLAVDRTAMREAMLDVQRKKINMLEAELERARGELTRRSVAAPLDGVIVLHSLGIGRVVDADEVLGQIFDDRYHQVVARAPERHVRYLQTGQSTSVVLSAYPEIDYGVINGEVYWVSPVVNPQGSGDGTILVKARLTEIPPHVRLTAGMAAKLSVHVGQTNYLFKLIGILPRDRVQQDGNQRNTTTQPASGG, encoded by the coding sequence ATGGCTGAGCAAGCAGAGCGGAAGCCCGCGGGGGCGGGTCGGTCCGGATGGGGAAAGCGGATTCTGGCGGGGACGGGACTGATCGCGGTTGCCATTCCGGCGGCCCTGTATTTCATACCGACGAACTTCTACGTCGCTTCGTACGGCAATATCCTCTCGGCCCGCGACGCGGTGATCCGCGCGGGCAGCAAGGGCCCGATCGAGGCGATCCTGCTCGAGTCGGGCGACCGGGTTACCGAGGGGCAGGTGATCCTGAGGCTTTCGTGCGAGGTGGAGCGGTCGGAGGTGGTCCGCTGCGAGCGCGAGCTGGCGCAGCAGACGGCGGAACTCCAGTATCTCGAACGAAAACTCGCGGTCGACCGGGAGCAGGAGGACCGCGAGCTGACGCACGCCCGCATCCAGCTTGCCGACGCTGAGCGCGAGTACCAGCGGGTCTCGACCCTCCACGAGCAACTGGTGGCCAGCGAGACCGAGTTCAACCAGGCCAAGGCCGCCTACGATCTGGCCAGCGCGGTCTGCGACCGTCTGGCCGTCGACCGCACCGCGATGCGCGAGGCGATGCTCGACGTTCAGCGGAAGAAGATCAACATGCTCGAAGCGGAACTCGAACGGGCCCGCGGCGAACTGACCCGCCGCAGCGTCGCCGCGCCGCTGGACGGCGTGATCGTGCTGCACTCGCTGGGTATCGGCCGGGTGGTCGACGCCGACGAAGTGCTCGGCCAGATCTTCGACGACAGGTATCACCAGGTCGTGGCGCGGGCGCCCGAGCGGCACGTCCGCTATCTTCAGACCGGCCAGTCGACTTCGGTTGTGCTCAGCGCCTATCCCGAGATCGACTATGGCGTGATCAACGGCGAGGTCTACTGGGTTTCGCCGGTGGTCAACCCGCAGGGCAGCGGCGACGGGACGATCCTGGTCAAGGCGCGGCTCACCGAGATTCCGCCGCACGTCCGGCTGACCGCGGGTATGGCGGCGAAGCTGTCGGTGCACGTGGGGCAGACGAATTACCTGTTCAAGCTGATCGGCATTCTGCCGAGGGACCGGGTGCAACAAGATGGGAACCAGCGCAATACAACCACGCAGCCGGCATCTGGCGGCTAG
- a CDS encoding EamA family transporter, which translates to MDRSILFALCSLLFAGVNDLVFKKQATSGYGRGQYMSIAGVVWAAFFVGWGLIHGRTDVAWQAIAWGAAAGTLSVSANYLLIASLRQLDASVGATIYRLNMVAAALIAVVFLGEPLGAVKSLGLTAGAASVVMFSLGNGKKSLRSVLTGAMMMVVTASLLRALMGITYKLATSDFAELQAAGHGSQDEWFLAVQGGMWMVVGFLCSARFEGRPRLTAGNVVYGTLSGLLICGIVLFFAWALAAGQASVVIPIAQMSFLVTAVLSLPVTREKLSGAKAAGLGLAVAAILLLSRT; encoded by the coding sequence ATGGACCGAAGCATCCTGTTTGCGTTGTGCAGCCTCCTGTTCGCCGGGGTTAATGACCTGGTCTTCAAGAAACAGGCGACCAGCGGGTACGGCCGCGGCCAGTACATGTCGATCGCCGGAGTGGTCTGGGCGGCGTTCTTCGTGGGGTGGGGCTTGATTCACGGGCGTACCGACGTGGCCTGGCAGGCGATCGCCTGGGGCGCAGCCGCGGGCACGTTATCCGTGTCCGCCAACTACCTCCTGATCGCCAGCCTTCGCCAGCTCGACGCCAGTGTCGGAGCGACGATCTACCGCTTGAACATGGTGGCCGCCGCGCTGATTGCGGTGGTGTTCCTCGGCGAGCCGTTGGGAGCGGTCAAGTCGCTGGGACTGACCGCCGGTGCGGCGTCGGTGGTCATGTTCTCGCTGGGCAATGGAAAAAAGTCGCTGCGCAGCGTGTTGACCGGGGCGATGATGATGGTGGTCACCGCCTCGCTGCTGCGGGCGTTGATGGGAATCACCTACAAGCTGGCGACCAGCGACTTTGCCGAACTGCAGGCGGCGGGACACGGTTCGCAGGACGAGTGGTTTCTGGCCGTTCAGGGCGGCATGTGGATGGTCGTCGGCTTTCTGTGTTCGGCGAGGTTCGAGGGCCGCCCACGCCTGACCGCCGGCAATGTCGTCTACGGGACGCTCAGCGGGCTGCTGATCTGCGGGATCGTGCTCTTTTTCGCATGGGCGCTGGCGGCCGGCCAGGCCAGTGTGGTGATCCCGATCGCCCAGATGAGCTTTCTGGTAACCGCCGTGCTGTCGCTGCCGGTGACGCGGGAGAAGCTCTCCGGCGCCAAAGCCGCCGGGCTGGGTCTGGCCGTGGCGGCGATCCTGCTGCTAAGCCGAACGTGA
- a CDS encoding sugar transferase — protein sequence MSTAYKLDYSGGIGPTLAMPLRLPEQYNPDGWTHLHVWPASTWNEVLRRTIDVAGSIVLLLLTLPVMAAAILAIRLTSRGPAVFRQVRAGRYGQPFVMYKLRTMRHNAPHLRLAEQDEGRNGPAFKLRNDPRVTHIGRLLRRTSIDELPQLLNVLRGEMSLVGPRPLPLHQVRLETLSERARISVKPGLTGLWQVSGRADIPYDEWVELDLYYVQHRSIRLDLQILLKTIPAVLTCRGAY from the coding sequence ATGAGTACAGCTTATAAGCTCGACTACAGCGGCGGGATCGGCCCGACGCTGGCCATGCCGCTTCGCCTGCCGGAGCAGTACAACCCGGATGGCTGGACACACCTGCATGTCTGGCCCGCGTCAACGTGGAACGAGGTCCTGCGCCGGACGATCGACGTCGCGGGCAGCATCGTCCTGCTTCTGCTGACGCTGCCGGTCATGGCGGCCGCCATCCTGGCCATCCGTCTGACCAGCCGCGGGCCGGCTGTCTTCAGGCAGGTCCGCGCCGGCCGGTACGGTCAGCCGTTCGTCATGTACAAATTGCGCACGATGCGCCATAACGCCCCGCACTTGCGACTCGCCGAGCAGGACGAAGGGCGTAACGGCCCAGCCTTCAAGCTCCGCAACGACCCGCGCGTGACCCACATCGGACGGCTGCTGAGAAGGACCAGTATCGACGAACTGCCGCAACTGCTCAACGTGCTGCGCGGCGAGATGTCGCTGGTCGGACCGCGGCCGCTGCCGCTGCACCAGGTGCGACTCGAAACGCTGTCGGAACGGGCGAGAATCTCGGTCAAGCCGGGCCTGACCGGCCTCTGGCAGGTCTCCGGCCGGGCCGACATCCCCTACGACGAATGGGTCGAACTGGACCTCTACTACGTCCAGCACCGCTCCATCCGCCTCGACCTGCAAATCCTCCTCAAAACCATCCCCGCCGTCCTGACCTGCCGCGGCGCGTACTGA